A genomic region of Kribbella sp. NBC_00382 contains the following coding sequences:
- a CDS encoding YqjF family protein, which yields MTETWPQAPELARPRVLRQQWLDLSFIHWAVEPASVAHYFPAGTRPDTFEGRTYVGLVPFRMVMFRSFLETNVRLYSVDSTGRRGVVFLSLDANWLPLVAGSRSTLGIPYRWARMQHHATGDRHTYSTSLRWPRINASSTIETLVGDQLELGPLEHFLTARWGLHLSRAGRTWYMPNEHPPWVLQRAELQTFEDRGLLASVGLGGLSSRPPDHVAFSAGVPARFGLPRAPVPR from the coding sequence ATGACCGAGACCTGGCCGCAGGCGCCTGAGCTAGCCCGGCCACGCGTCCTCCGGCAGCAGTGGCTCGACCTGTCCTTCATTCACTGGGCAGTAGAGCCGGCCAGCGTCGCGCACTACTTCCCGGCAGGCACCAGGCCCGACACGTTCGAGGGACGGACATACGTTGGCCTGGTGCCCTTCCGGATGGTCATGTTCAGGTCCTTCCTGGAGACCAACGTCCGCCTGTACTCCGTGGACAGCACCGGCCGCCGTGGCGTCGTCTTCCTCAGCCTCGACGCCAACTGGCTCCCCCTGGTGGCCGGATCGCGCAGCACCCTCGGCATCCCCTACCGCTGGGCACGCATGCAGCACCACGCGACGGGCGACCGCCATACCTACAGCACATCCCTGCGCTGGCCCCGCATCAACGCCAGCAGCACGATCGAGACGCTAGTAGGCGACCAGCTCGAGCTTGGCCCGCTAGAGCACTTCCTGACGGCCCGCTGGGGTCTACACCTCAGCAGGGCAGGCCGTACTTGGTACATGCCCAATGAGCACCCGCCCTGGGTCCTGCAGCGAGCAGAGCTCCAGACCTTCGAGGATCGCGGGCTGCTCGCCTCCGTAGGACTAGGCGGGCTCAGCAGCCGCCCACCAGACCATGTGGCGTTCAGTGCCGGAGTACCGGCTCGGTTCGGGCTGCCTAGAGCACCGGTACCTCGGTAA
- a CDS encoding DUF4180 domain-containing protein, with amino-acid sequence MRTYLATAAIANDRDAVDAIAEAHYAHEADTVVVPVELLPAEFFQLSSGLAGAIVQKFVNYRMGLIVLGDVSAHEAASTSFRDWVREANRGRELRFVPDQAGLDCLHDRDLAAGA; translated from the coding sequence TTGCGGACCTATCTTGCGACCGCCGCGATCGCCAACGACCGGGATGCGGTCGACGCGATCGCGGAGGCGCACTACGCGCATGAGGCCGACACGGTGGTCGTGCCGGTCGAGCTGCTGCCGGCAGAGTTCTTCCAGCTGAGCAGTGGGCTGGCAGGCGCGATCGTGCAGAAGTTCGTCAACTACCGGATGGGCCTGATCGTGCTCGGCGACGTCTCGGCTCATGAAGCGGCTAGTACGTCATTCCGGGACTGGGTGCGGGAGGCGAACCGCGGGCGGGAGCTGCGGTTCGTACCGGATCAGGCGGGGCTAGATTGCCTCCATGACCGAGACCTGGCCGCAGGCGCCTGA
- a CDS encoding helix-turn-helix domain-containing protein: protein MLFSVEQVAEQLGLHVRTVRNYVRDGKLNAVRIGKQYRISREDLEAFTGIAAVDDGGPSERRVEVSSIVQVDAIDRSGADRISTHLHAAVNQGGLGRLRVETAYDEDRSSLKLIILGDPEVTADLLRIVSLLAKA, encoded by the coding sequence GTGTTGTTTTCGGTCGAGCAGGTGGCGGAGCAGCTGGGGCTGCATGTGCGGACGGTGCGGAACTACGTCCGCGACGGCAAGCTGAACGCGGTCCGGATCGGGAAGCAGTACCGGATCAGTCGGGAAGATCTGGAGGCGTTCACGGGGATTGCGGCGGTCGACGACGGCGGCCCGAGCGAGCGGCGGGTGGAGGTGTCGAGCATCGTGCAGGTCGATGCGATCGACCGGTCCGGCGCCGACCGGATCAGCACGCATCTGCATGCGGCGGTCAACCAGGGCGGCCTCGGGCGGCTGCGGGTCGAAACGGCGTACGACGAAGACCGCAGCAGCCTCAAGCTGATCATCCTCGGCGATCCCGAGGTGACCGCCGACCTGCTGCGGATCGTCAGCCTGCTGGCGAAGGCCTAG
- a CDS encoding polyprenyl synthetase family protein: MYADADIPTEIQTALTAFLDVQQVRLSAIGPELEEQVQAARDATSGGKRLRPSFCYWGFRAAGGDPKQPILKAAASLEMLHVSALVHDDVMDSSDVRRGAPAAHRRFEALQRARSEKTGNGGDPVGFGIGAAILLGDLCLIWADEMLHTSGFDAASLAAASKFFDAVRVEVTAGQYLDLVAQASGEADMDRALRVLRYKAATYTVERPLHIGAALGGGGQHLIDALSAYGLPLGEAFQLRDDLLGVFGDPALTGKPAGDDLREGKRTVLTAYAVEHASEVQLAEFDRLFGRPDLDDDQIQLLREILQDSRAVQACEDLITERTEDALDALERSPIDDETSRKALADLAIAATARHL; the protein is encoded by the coding sequence GTGTATGCCGACGCAGACATCCCGACCGAGATCCAGACCGCTCTGACTGCCTTCCTGGACGTCCAGCAGGTGCGGCTCTCCGCCATCGGACCGGAGCTCGAGGAGCAGGTCCAGGCCGCCCGCGACGCGACCAGCGGCGGTAAACGGCTGCGACCGTCCTTCTGCTACTGGGGATTCCGGGCCGCGGGTGGCGACCCGAAGCAGCCGATCCTGAAGGCTGCGGCGAGCCTGGAGATGCTGCACGTCAGCGCGCTCGTGCACGACGACGTGATGGATTCCTCCGACGTACGCCGGGGAGCACCGGCGGCTCATCGACGGTTCGAGGCGCTGCAGCGGGCCCGGTCGGAGAAGACCGGCAACGGCGGCGACCCGGTCGGCTTCGGCATCGGGGCAGCCATCCTGCTCGGCGACCTCTGCCTGATCTGGGCCGACGAGATGCTGCACACGTCGGGCTTCGACGCGGCGTCATTGGCGGCAGCCTCCAAGTTCTTCGACGCCGTCCGGGTGGAGGTGACGGCCGGGCAGTACCTCGACCTGGTCGCACAGGCCTCGGGTGAAGCCGACATGGACCGCGCTCTCCGGGTACTGCGGTACAAGGCGGCCACCTACACGGTGGAGCGGCCGCTGCACATCGGTGCGGCTCTGGGCGGCGGTGGGCAACACCTGATCGATGCGCTCTCGGCGTACGGGCTGCCGTTGGGTGAGGCGTTCCAGTTGCGTGACGACCTGCTCGGGGTCTTCGGCGATCCGGCACTGACCGGGAAGCCGGCCGGCGACGACCTGCGGGAGGGCAAGCGGACGGTGCTCACGGCGTACGCGGTCGAGCATGCTTCGGAGGTGCAGCTGGCCGAGTTCGACCGGCTCTTCGGGCGGCCGGACCTGGACGACGACCAGATCCAGTTGCTGCGCGAGATCCTGCAGGACAGCCGTGCGGTCCAGGCGTGCGAGGACCTGATCACCGAGCGCACCGAGGACGCCCTCGACGCGCTCGAGCGCTCACCGATCGATGACGAGACCTCCCGCAAGGCCCTCGCCGACCTGGCCATCGCCGCAACTGCCCGCCACCTCTGA
- the metF gene encoding methylenetetrahydrofolate reductase [NAD(P)H], translated as MATGLPSTLPGSTPTIRELLSSGEPSFSFEFFPPKTPEAEEVLWHSIREIEQLRPTFVSITYGAGGTTRDGTIRVTERVAQDTSLTPLGHLTCVSHSRDELRSVVGAYAGSGVRNVLALRGDPPGGPSQPWVAHPEGLNHAIELVELVRELGDFCVGVAAFPDKHPEAADLETDARVLAAKAAAGADYAITQMFFGADDYFRLVERASALGCDIPILPGIMPVTNLKQIERMALLTGMALPTVVTDRLHAVADDPAAVRAVGIEIASELSDALLAGGAPGIHFITLNRSTATRQVFRNLQPAVV; from the coding sequence ATGGCAACCGGTCTCCCGTCCACCCTCCCGGGCAGTACGCCGACTATCCGCGAGCTGTTGTCGAGCGGTGAGCCATCCTTCTCGTTCGAGTTCTTCCCGCCCAAGACGCCCGAGGCGGAGGAGGTGCTGTGGCACTCGATCCGCGAGATCGAGCAACTGCGCCCGACCTTCGTCTCGATCACGTACGGCGCAGGCGGCACGACCCGGGACGGCACCATCCGGGTCACCGAGCGGGTTGCCCAGGACACGTCGTTGACACCACTCGGGCACCTGACCTGTGTGTCGCACTCCCGCGACGAGCTGCGCTCGGTCGTCGGCGCGTACGCCGGATCCGGAGTGCGCAACGTCCTCGCCCTGCGCGGCGACCCGCCGGGTGGCCCGTCGCAGCCGTGGGTGGCGCACCCCGAGGGGCTGAACCACGCGATCGAGCTGGTCGAACTGGTCCGTGAGCTCGGCGACTTCTGTGTCGGTGTCGCGGCCTTCCCCGACAAGCACCCGGAGGCGGCGGACCTCGAGACCGATGCCCGCGTCCTCGCGGCGAAGGCGGCGGCCGGCGCCGACTACGCGATCACCCAGATGTTCTTCGGCGCGGACGACTACTTCCGGCTCGTCGAGCGGGCCTCGGCGCTGGGCTGCGACATCCCGATCCTGCCGGGCATCATGCCGGTGACGAACCTCAAGCAGATCGAGCGGATGGCGTTGCTGACCGGGATGGCGCTGCCGACGGTGGTGACCGATCGGCTGCACGCGGTCGCCGACGACCCGGCCGCGGTACGAGCCGTCGGCATCGAGATCGCGAGCGAGCTGTCCGACGCGCTGCTCGCCGGTGGCGCGCCAGGCATCCACTTCATCACCCTGAACCGCTCGACGGCGACCCGTCAGGTCTTCCGCAACCTGCAGCCAGCGGTTGTCTGA
- a CDS encoding SixA phosphatase family protein, whose protein sequence is MADPSDLLIDRTLVLLRHAKAVPPESMPDLERPLADRGRADAAAAGRYLVAQGIEAELVLCSPSIRTRETWQYAAEAGALATDVWYDRRIYSAGTDELLEVIYDVPVEVRTVVMVGHAPGIPWLADELALNGTSPNRVELTQKYPTSGLTVLHTTSRWADLAADDADLVDYVIPRG, encoded by the coding sequence ATGGCTGACCCGTCGGATCTCCTGATCGACCGCACCCTGGTACTGCTCCGGCATGCGAAGGCGGTGCCGCCCGAGTCGATGCCCGACCTCGAACGGCCGCTCGCCGACCGGGGCCGGGCCGACGCTGCCGCGGCCGGCCGCTACTTGGTTGCCCAAGGCATCGAAGCCGAGCTGGTCCTGTGCTCGCCGTCGATCCGGACCCGGGAGACGTGGCAGTACGCGGCCGAGGCCGGCGCACTGGCCACCGATGTCTGGTACGACCGGCGGATCTACAGCGCCGGCACCGACGAGCTGCTCGAGGTCATCTACGACGTACCAGTCGAGGTCCGGACGGTGGTCATGGTCGGCCATGCCCCGGGCATCCCGTGGCTCGCGGACGAGCTGGCGCTGAACGGCACCAGCCCGAACCGCGTCGAACTCACCCAGAAGTACCCGACCTCAGGCCTGACGGTCCTGCACACCACCAGCCGCTGGGCCGACCTAGCCGCGGACGACGCCGACCTGGTCGACTACGTCATCCCACGCGGCTAA
- a CDS encoding HelD family protein has protein sequence MDQSPTSTDLENVERAELEAEQQHVDRVYERVAEAARSASRIAVEGHQRGQAQNVGRVRDEEQTGLYERDVLVFAAARRIAELDAEHEGLVFGRLDSDQGDETEPVPAAADLEKLYVGRIGVRDAEYEPLVIDWRAPAAEPFYRATATDRLKVVRRRVLRNKGPRIAGLEDDLLAPERSPSDLPVLGEGALMASLSRARGHTMRDIVATIQAEQDEAIRAPARGVTVIGGGPGTGKTVVALHRAAYLLYSDRRRFERGGVLVVGPSAAFMAYIERVLPSLGENTVSLRAVGELVDGVRATAVDEADVAAIKGSLRMTGLLSRAARDRVPDAPTTLRVFINGATVELDANQLDNVRRNALRRTPRNKAGSEARKGLVAALWQRFPDDLRNGVYGDRESFGDIVTDLPAYKQFFAAWWPVLTPGAVLRWLGDSRRAQRWSRGDFTPVEIDQLAAAIRSTSEFTIADVALLDELSNLLGRPPVVEAGKDEEFDWLEGLSDGVNEVLTTSERRQRAIAAAEAEEPDEYAHVLVDEAQDLSPMQWRMVTRRGPQASWTIVGDPAQSSWPDPAEARAAMDSMLSHLQRHTFRLSTNYRNSAEIYAFAGEVIRQQIPDADLPNAVRQTGVDPEHRIFDAGKVAEAAADAAGELLQLVEGTVGVIVPPALRPAIDSVLKELGDSRVVALSPLDSKGLEYDAVVVVEPDRIVSDTLGGVRALYVVLTRATQRMVTINSSTHWLPTART, from the coding sequence GTGGATCAATCCCCCACGTCGACCGATCTCGAGAACGTCGAGCGAGCTGAGCTCGAGGCCGAGCAGCAGCACGTCGACCGGGTCTACGAACGGGTCGCCGAAGCCGCCCGGTCAGCGTCCCGGATCGCGGTCGAAGGGCACCAGCGCGGTCAGGCCCAGAACGTGGGCCGGGTCCGCGACGAAGAGCAGACCGGCCTGTACGAGCGCGACGTGCTGGTGTTCGCCGCGGCTCGACGGATCGCCGAGCTGGACGCCGAGCACGAGGGCCTGGTGTTCGGCCGGCTCGACTCCGACCAGGGCGACGAGACAGAGCCGGTACCGGCCGCAGCGGACCTGGAGAAGCTGTACGTCGGCCGCATCGGCGTCCGCGACGCAGAGTACGAGCCACTGGTCATCGACTGGCGTGCCCCGGCCGCCGAGCCGTTCTACCGCGCCACCGCGACCGACCGGCTGAAGGTCGTCCGGCGCCGCGTACTGCGCAACAAGGGCCCCCGCATCGCCGGGCTCGAGGACGACCTGCTCGCACCCGAGCGTTCCCCCTCGGACCTGCCTGTACTGGGTGAAGGCGCCCTGATGGCCTCCCTGTCGCGTGCACGTGGCCACACGATGCGTGACATCGTCGCCACCATCCAGGCCGAGCAGGACGAGGCGATCCGGGCCCCTGCCCGCGGCGTCACCGTCATCGGCGGCGGCCCAGGCACCGGCAAGACGGTCGTGGCACTGCACCGCGCCGCCTACCTCCTGTACTCCGACCGCAGGCGGTTCGAACGCGGCGGCGTCCTGGTGGTCGGCCCGTCAGCAGCCTTCATGGCCTACATCGAGCGAGTGCTCCCCAGCCTCGGCGAGAACACCGTGTCGCTGCGAGCGGTAGGCGAGCTCGTAGACGGCGTACGCGCTACTGCCGTCGACGAGGCGGATGTAGCGGCCATCAAGGGCTCCCTGCGGATGACTGGCCTGCTCTCCCGGGCAGCCCGCGACCGGGTGCCCGATGCGCCCACCACACTCCGGGTGTTCATCAACGGCGCCACGGTCGAGCTGGACGCCAACCAGCTCGACAACGTCCGCCGCAACGCACTGCGTCGTACTCCGCGCAACAAGGCCGGGTCGGAAGCCCGCAAGGGCCTGGTGGCCGCCCTGTGGCAGCGGTTCCCCGATGACCTGCGCAACGGCGTCTACGGCGACCGCGAGTCGTTCGGCGACATCGTCACGGACCTGCCCGCATACAAGCAGTTCTTCGCGGCCTGGTGGCCAGTGCTCACCCCTGGCGCTGTACTGCGCTGGCTGGGCGACTCCCGGCGAGCACAGCGCTGGTCGCGTGGGGACTTCACCCCAGTGGAGATCGACCAGCTGGCGGCGGCGATTCGTAGTACGAGCGAGTTCACCATCGCGGACGTCGCACTGCTCGATGAGCTGAGCAACTTGCTCGGGCGGCCACCTGTGGTCGAGGCCGGCAAGGACGAGGAATTCGACTGGCTCGAGGGGCTCTCGGACGGCGTCAACGAGGTACTGACGACCTCCGAGCGGCGCCAGCGGGCCATCGCGGCCGCAGAGGCCGAGGAGCCGGACGAGTACGCGCACGTGCTGGTGGACGAGGCACAGGACCTCTCCCCCATGCAGTGGCGCATGGTGACGCGTCGTGGCCCGCAGGCGAGCTGGACGATCGTGGGCGACCCGGCGCAGAGCTCCTGGCCCGACCCGGCCGAGGCACGCGCGGCGATGGACTCGATGCTGTCGCACCTGCAGCGGCACACGTTCCGGCTCTCGACGAACTACCGGAACTCGGCGGAGATCTACGCCTTCGCCGGCGAGGTGATCCGGCAGCAGATCCCCGACGCCGACCTGCCGAACGCAGTACGCCAGACCGGCGTGGATCCCGAGCACCGGATCTTCGACGCGGGCAAGGTCGCCGAGGCGGCCGCCGATGCCGCTGGTGAGCTCCTGCAGCTGGTCGAGGGCACCGTCGGCGTCATCGTTCCGCCGGCGCTCAGGCCGGCAATTGACTCGGTGCTCAAAGAGCTGGGCGACTCCCGCGTGGTGGCACTAAGCCCGCTGGACTCCAAGGGCCTCGAGTACGACGCAGTCGTCGTGGTCGAGCCGGACCGCATCGTCAGCGACACACTGGGCGGCGTACGGGCCCTCTATGTCGTACTGACCCGAGCCACGCAACGGATGGTTACCATCAACAGCTCTACCCACTGGTTGCCGACGGCCCGGACCTGA